TCCACGAGGACAACAGAAGGGCAGCAGTGGTCCACGGCTGGACTCTAGGAGTTAGGCACTCTGCATGAGAGGTGAGGTTTAATgggaaggaggcagagagggTGGGTAGCACGGGGTTATGGGGAATCTGACATCCATAGTCAGAACCCCCCCCCTCCCTGCTCAGCCAAGGAAATAAACACTCTGGGAAGGTCACGAGTGTACATTCACAGCTGCTACTGCAGCCCTCATTGCCACTGAAAGCTatctccagcctctggcagtTTTGAGACATGGCTAATCATTCTGGAGTAATTACCAGCTTACTCCCTTAGAGGAGCTCACTTGTAGCTAATTAGTCCAATTGCTTCCTGACACACAAAGCCCAGGCGGCCAgggctccctgcagcagcacacagcactgctctgcagctcccatCTCCTCATGTGCTTGCCTTCCTCTCCCCCTGGGTCACCTACTGCCCCCATTCCCCTCCTCTGGGACTTCATAGGGGACACtggggtgggtggatggatggtgATGAGATCCCATCGACCCTAAAAACAAGCTTAATGGTTTCTTCAGAGATGCTCCACTGGCTCAGCATTGCTCGTCTGGGGCTGCCCCACCACATAGCTCGGGCGCAAGCATGCCACAGGATAACTCTGAATGTCATTTGCTCCTGTGGGTTGATGTAGAGGAAAAGCTCAGCAGGGCTTTCTAAGCCTGGGAGGCAACTCCTGGCCACTCACCAGGGAGAGCATGGCTCCTGCCAGGCCTCCAGAGCACACACCAAGCAGATCATCCCCAGCATGTCCCAGGAAGCAGACGAGGACCTTTGCAGGAGCAGGGACTGAGGTGGGCACAGGGTCTCCCCACCCATCAGCCAGTTTTAAAGGAGGTGGAAGCCTTGTCCAGAGATCACACAAGCAAGAGTGAGAAACTGCACAGGACTACGATTGGAAGAGCCTTTATTGCTTTGGTTTCCTTACAAGTGAGATATATGCATCTAGCCTTGCTGcaaggacacacacacaccgtGTTCAGCTTGCAGCACAGTGATGGGATGCAGGGACACTGGGTACACAAGGTTTGGTCTCTCTGTCTCCCCCCAGGCACCACATGACACACcctgagaaaataaagcagcGGGCAGCTGTGAGAAAGTGAAGGACTGTGTGAAAGGTTATTGCTACAAGACCAGAAAGGCCAGGGACAGCTTGTCCAGAGCCTGCAAAGGACACCAGCTCCTAGCTTGGCATTCCCAGCAGACAGACTTCAGTGGAGACACGAACTAGtcccctcctccatcagcctctgCTCCTTCTAGGGAAGATCATGACAGCCAGAGGCAAGTATTAAAAGCCAGGAAGCCAAGGTGGCATTGCTACAGACCCCAGGTGAAGGTTTTTTTGTCCTTAGCTGGCTAGAACCCAATTCAAAGATGTTTCTCCCGTAAAGCCAAGCACCTCCCACCCTTACATGCAGCTGAGCCAGCACAGTTCTGCTCACTGAAGGGATGCTGGACACCTCCACACTCATCCTACACATCCATATTACTCATTTAAGCAAGTGCCTGGGGCAGAGAGACCTTCACATCCTCTGCCTCAGGTCCTAGCAGCATCCCATGACACTAGCACAATACTGCCTCCCTTGCTCACCCTCCAAGCAGAGAGGACAACCCCCATTGCCCCTCTCCTTTGGGGCAGCTCAGTGCCTCCTCCTGTCTTTGCGAATGGGCACTGCGAGGATGCTCCTGTACCTGATTGAaccacacagaaaagaaagccaGAGACTaggaacagaacaaaacaaaaccaaaccggAACAAAAGTTACAGCAGGGCCCTAGCCCTGGTGCCCTACCAAAGGCATGtcagcagaggagctgtggccaAGCCAGCTGGCAACTCGCATTCAGGCATCCACAAGTGTCAGCCCATCATGCAGAGCACGCTTCCACATGTAATAGGTGGAACGGGCTGTGAGCGGGAAGCGGGCACTGAACTCCTTGTAGGTGGGGAAGGTCTTCGACTCAAAGCGCTGCTGCAGGAACAGCTTGGCCTGTGCCTTGAACTGGGCAGTGGCAATCACATCCATCACAAACATCCGGCTGTTGGCTCTCTCTGACATGGCATAGCCTGAAATGGTGTTGTATGGCATGGCCAGAGCTGGCTTATCTAGGTGCTCGGCGGCTGCCTCCATGTGGCACTGGGGCTTAAGGCCTGGCTCTGCTCTTGGAGGTGCCAGGGAAGGCACACGGTTCAATGGCTGGAAGGAGCTGGTCCAGGGCAAGTCGCGCTGCCCAACAGCCTGACAATTACTCTTCCAAAACCAGTAGGCTGTGGAGGAGAGAGACGGGTAGCGCAGGCGGTACTTGCAGAAGGGCAGCCGCCATTGCTGGACCTGCCTCCTGGCCACATCTCGCAGCTGCCTTCTCCAGGACAGAGAGGGCTTGAGCTGCAGGAGACTCCTGGGTGCTGGCCGGTCTCCATTCAGCCTCTTCCTAACAGGCACACTGCTGGGCTTCAACTGCAGGAAAGGCTTTCCCATATCTAGAGGCTTCTGGTTATCCAAGGGAGACTGTGGAGGTTTGAAGTTGGGGTTCTCCTTGatggcttttcttctccagttgTAGTAAGTGGACCTGGAGATGCCAGGAAAACTGCGCTTGAAGCACCGGTAAGGCACCAGAGTGTTCATGGAAATGCATTTCTCTAGATAGGATTTGGCTCCTTGCATGAAGATTCCTGCTTGGATGGGGTctagagaaggacttgaggatCTTAAGCTGCCCCGTGAATTTGCCGACTCATCCACATCAGCCTTTTTGGGGACAGCCCTGTGAAGCTCCTGCAATGCATGGGCCTCAGCCAGAGTGGAGGGATCACCATTGACCATGCTCTGCATCTCATGCTTCCAGGCATAGTACGTGGATCGGGAGATTTCTGGAAACATTTGCCGGAAACGCTGTAGGGGGATTATATTGCCCTCCTGAAAGCAGGACTGCAGGAAGTGTTTAGCTGCAAACCTGGCAGCCGCTTTCTGACGGTGCTCACGAGACTGGCGCTTCCAGCGGTAGAAGGTGCTCTTGGTAATGCTGTATCGGTCACGCAGGTTGGAGTAGGTGAGCTGGGGGTCACTGTTCAGCAGCTCAAGGGTCTTCATGGGCTGCACAGGAGGCTCTGGTGAAGGCACCGTGGGTTCTAGCTCTTCCAGGCCAACCACAGCCACAAAGTACTGTGCTTTGAAGACCTGCCgggagagctgctgccctgaccACATGATGTGAAGTGTGGAAGTTCGTGGGCCACACTTCCTGGGTCGGATGAGCCGGTTGAAATAGGGCCGGATCTTCAAGTTGCTCATGGGGTAGATAGAGTAGATGTTACACTGCAGTACTGAGGCAAGGGCATAGACGTGCCACATGTTGGCAAAAGTGCCAGGAAAACAGGTAGCTTTGATATCAGCATCAAAGATGGCCTCCAGGATGGCCATAGGGAGGCTGGTCATCTCTGGGGTCTCCTCAGTGCAGAGGGAGTAGCGGGCAGCCTGCAGCATCACCTTGGAGTCAATCATGCCATTCAAGTAGTATTGCTTGTGTAGCAGCATCTCCACCACTGTACGTacctgcagctccaggctgaGGCTGGGGTTGCCCCAGAGCAGCACGCTGGCCGCCTCAAAGAGGTGGTTCCCCTCACCCTTGCAAACCAGGGGTAGCATGTTACTTGGGGCATCCTCAGGATAGAGGCTCCTGGCCACCCGGTCaacctccagctcctcctgaaaATGCCTCCCACAATAGCCAGGTAGGGAGAAAGATGACAGGGTTCTCTCCGCCTCCAGCGCCGCACTGGTGAGGCCCTCCAGTCCAAAGCATTCGGTggcttcctgcagctcctgcagcacagactgCACCAGCTGGTGCCGCTGGATCATCCTGAaggacagcaaagaaaaaagtcacTGGCGATGAAGACAATGCAAGCTCCAGACCACTGGGACCTGGCTTCCAGGTCCAGCTCTTCCCCAAAGAACAGGGCAGGGAAAAGGGTAGAGGAAAGGCTGCTTCTCACCCCGCACCCACACTCCCATAGACAAAGGAGGAAGCCTGGGTCCCCACAGGCAGACCTGGGACAGGGACAAGGGCTCAGCTTGCTCTCCAGTGACCTCCTGTGggcagcacacagagcacacagCTTCCAAAGACGCTAGTCTAGGTGAAATTAAGGAGTGACTGCACCCATAGGGGTGGCAAACCAGGTCACCTCCTACCCCGGCACCTCGCCTCACCCCTACACCTGTCTCTCCCACCAGTAGCTCCATCCCTTTCGTTTTACTGTGCCACTGCCAGCACCCAAAGGGAAGAGTTTGTCACCTCTGCAGGAAGACACCCGTGACAGAGGAACACTGCATGGGGGCACGGAGGCACCTGGCTCAAGGTGGTCAAGCCCAACAGAACAGACAAGGAGCTTGCCCCTTCCTTCAGAAAAGGGCACTGCATCCGCCCCCACTGCATGCACCAAAACTGCTGTCACAGAACCTGGGATGGGAGGAGGGGCCAGAGCCAGCCCAAGCTGCCCGAGCTGACACTGGGTATcacttgctgctcagcaggcaCACATCACCAGCCATGAAGAAGCCGCACAACGATGGCTTCCCCTAGACAAGCTACCAGGCAGGAGACAACCCAAAAGCACAGCTGGAGCATGAGCACTGGGTGCGTAGTTCAGAGGTTGCACGGAGCCCTCTTCCCTGCCTGAGCTCATCCCACTCCCGTCCTCCCTCTCTCCGCATGCCAGCTCCCACTCAGGCAATCCAAAAGCTCAAACCCGCATCCCCCGCTTTGTCAGCTCTTTGACACCTACGTGGCTCTGCCCCCACTGCTCCGGGAGCTTTCATGACAACGGCACAGTCCTTACCCCATgatccagctccagcagcacaatTCTCTTCAGCACCCTTCCACCACCAGCCAGCTCACTCTCCTCTTGAACCACTTAAGAGTCCTAAGTCTCCAGCCCAGGCTCCTACGTTTTCTCCTAACCTTTTCACCCCAACACACAGGGCATCACTTTGCAGTCTACTCGATTCACATCCCAGCTGGAGCCTACCTTCTTACAACACTTCACAGGTATCATTACGCACTCACAGCTCTGTGGAGAGACAGGGAGAcggcagagccaggcaggagaagcagcagcagccctgcagtaAAACAGATGGCCTGCCCGATCTCTCCCAGGTCTCAGACCTGCACTTTGCTGCAGATAAGGTTATTATTGCCATGGCATCTACGGCCCCTGGCCATGACCAAACAGCAAATTAAATGAGGTGCCACAAAATCACACGGCCACATCCAGGCTGCTTCACCACAGGgagtctgtgctgctgctgctgccccttgcCTTTAATCAGGCCACAGCTAGTCATCAAATCACCTCTCTTCCCATGCCCCAAACTCCTCCAAAGTCTCCTGCACGTTGGAGGCCAGGGCCTTCTTACAGCTGTTCCCACAGCTGTGGAACAGCAGGTATCAGAGACAATAAACATAGGAGAATGGACACGGCTGTGATGCAGGGGAGATAAACTTGTCCTAGAATCCTGGTCTGAGCAAGTATGAAGTTGTCACTTCAGGTCATGTCTGTATTGTTGTCTCTTGGGAGTGCACAGAAATTCATAGAAGTTTATAGCAATTCTGACTAAGCCCATAGGAAGCAACATGTGCTAGAGGAGCTGAAGCAAAGGCATTCCTCAGGAAAACTGCAGGGCTTGCAGAGCCCGAGTCCTCCTCCATGGCCTGCCAAACCCTTTTGGAGCCAGCCACCTCACCCTGCAGCAGTCACTGCCTCCCCTTTCAGTCACTGCAGCCCAGCTGAGCACTGTGAAGGCAAGACAATCTGCCCGGGGAAGGGGCGAGCAGCTGAGATAGGCTAGGGAGCATCAGCAGCCCTGGTCTTTATGGCCTACTGGGGGAAAGCTGGAGGCACAGGACTTAATCCTTTCTGCAGCGGTAACTCCACAGTCTCAATGTCAtcgccagctcctgctgcccagaGCAACAACAGGGCCACAAAAACAATCCTAAGGCAAAACCCACAGCTGAAACAGGAGAGATGAGCTCCTCGGGCAGGGTGCCGAGGGGCTTAGGTAAGCCAGAGGCAGAAGTCAGCCCAGCTGGGGGCTTGAGATCACCACCAGATCAAACCCAGCAGCTCTCTacacagaggagctgctgcaaaaGGGAACATTTTCTGCCTGCACACccccagaaaagcagctgaacacCACAGACAAGCACTCCCTAAACTGCCTCAGCACCAAAAGGTAAGCAGGGGAGCTTTTCACTGCTGATAAAGGAGGTTTTACCTAACCTGGCTGCTTTTGCATTGTAACAGATAAGCAAACCCTTGCAGATCACGTTCCCTCACCTGAGCTGATGGTCTGGTGGCATCCAGTAGTGCAAGTTCCCCCAGCTGGAGCCAAAAATGCTCCCACCAGCAGGAATCCAGGACACTTCAGCCCCAGCTGCCCgggaatgctgctgctttacagGAGCAGGAGCGTCCACGTATCACAGCCCAGCTGGGCTCAGTCCCTCACTTTCCAGCCCCAGCTGCTCGCTCAGGTCACCGCAACAGTAAAGGCTCTTACTCGAGAGGAGGAGGTGTGAACCACCGTAACCACACAGCAGACGCACTGAAGTGGCGGTCTCCAGGAGCTGTCTAGGCTAGAAATATCACCGTACCACAATTCCCAGGGGGTTTCTGGTGGGtgagcagcactgccagcccaggcaGCAGGAGAAACCTGCTCCATCTGCCAACACCCACATCTCCACCAAAGCCCACACACGGGGGAACCCTCtcctggagaggaaaaaagccacAACCCCCCCTTTAACCCAGGCCGAAGCGCCGCAGCTCAGCCTCGTTCCGACCGGCTCTCGGGCAAGGCACGGACAGCTCGAGGGCGAGCGGTGCCTGACAGCAGCCTCCAGCCCCGTCCTCCCGTGGGCGCTCCCGCCGCCCACCCCGCGGCCGCTCACGGCTCTCCCGACCGCGGCCCCCTTCCCTGGACGGGGACAGCccgggctgggagcaggggcgGCCGCTCCCCTCTCCCGACAGGCAAAAGGGCGAACAGCCCCGGGGCGCGGGAGAGGTCTCCGGTGCTCAGGCAGCGGCCGAGCAGGACCGAGGGGAGGGCAGGGCGGGTCAGGGCGCCCGCCCGCCGGGGGAAGGTGCCCGCCGCGGAGAGGGAGCCCTCGGGGTCAGGGAGCCGCAGCCCCGACcggcgcccggcccggcccggcccggcccggccccgcacTCACCTGGCTCCGCGGGTCGGGTCGCGCCCTGCCCGCGCCCGGGGCCGCCCCGCACCTTTAAGGGCGGCGGCAGGAAGCGGcacggagccgccgccgccccggtGCCAGCCCCGCAGTGACCCTCGGGAGCGGGCGGCCGCGTGCGGcgccgggccgagccgagccgggccgggcagcccctccccgcctgcccccttcctcccctcccccgcCAGGAAGCGGGCCAtccccgcggccccggcccAGATGAAAGCGGAGCGGGCCGGGGGTCACTTCCAAAGCTAAAGTGATAATGGCCATtgtcccgccgccgccgcgcttaAAGGGCCCGCCGCCCTGCCCCGCTGCGCCCCGTGCTCCCCGGCACCCTGCCGCCCCACGGCATTCTCCTGCCCCATACCCTGCCCGGGCCTGCAGTGACCGGGCCCACTGGGGCTGCGGGGTGGGATCTGGGTGCCTGCTCGGGGCACCCCTCGCGTCCCACGGGGAGCAGGCGGGCCCCGAGTGGGCGCCACTGCAGCCCCCGGGGTTGGCACAGCCCGTGTCTGCATCTGCCCCCTTGCCCACTCACTCCTGCCGAGGCCATGGTCCTTCCTCCATGATGTTAGCTAGAAGATAAGTTAGCCTTTCCTCCGCCCTCCCTAAGTGGCTCCCATCCTTTCGctggcaaggcaaggcaaggctggTGGGACTCACAGGCTTCTAGGGCTGACAAAACTCATCTGTGCTGCCCTTCAGAACCTTGTTTGTCTGTGAGAGGCACCCAAGTGACAGCAGCTGGGCAGCCTAATCGACAGGCTTGGAATCAGCCCGCCTGTACCTGGGCCCTCTGTGGAAGAGCCTTCCACCCTGCTATCTCTGCCACGCTGCCTCCCCAGCCTAATCTCAGGCCGAGATTCCCTGTCCTTAACTCCCGCTCATACAATGGGTTCATCCTGTCCCTCGATCATCACGTGCGGCTGTGCAAACAAGCCCGCATGCCAGGCACCTCGCTCCAGCATTGCTAGCTGCCAATGCCAGCTCCACCCCACATCATCTTCACAAGTCCAGAACCCCTAGAGATTCGTCCAGGACCTGCCTCACCTCAAGCTACACCACTCCAAAACGGGGCTCTGAGGAGCCCATCTGCTCTTGGTTGTGAGAGCTGGGTGTGTTTTAATGACAGGGGACACAACTTGGTCAACGAGAAAGAGCTGGGCTCTTCACCATCTGGTCTCAGTACTTCACATTCCCTGTGTTGTGTAGCTCTGGTTGCAGAcagcatctgatttttttccttcgcTTACCCTCAGGGACCAGTCTGAGACCCACCACAATCCCTCCACCCAGGGAAGGGCACAGAGTAGCTCCTGATGTCAAAAATGGCAAAGGCTTCCTTCACTACATGCCACCACCTGTGGGGAACCTGTGTGGTACTCATTTCTGCTGCAGAGTTTGGCAATGAGAGGGCAGGAGGACTCATGGAAGCATCACATACAGGCTTCTTGTGCAATTCAGGGGGAAATCTAAACATGGACTTTTCACAGAGGTGGAATGCGTCCAGTTCTCTTTCCTGCTACCCTCCCTTCCATGTTAGTTTGGGAGCAAGCATCACAGCACACATCAAGGCACACCTTCCGTTTTTCCTATCTCCCCCCCAAGCACACACCCCAGAGCACTTTTTCCCACTTTTCTTCTTGCACATCTGAGACCAGGAACAAAGGGGGAGGCTGGGTGAGGAGGGTCTGACAGCAGGATGGGCTCCCTTGAAGTTGTGGACTGGCTACTTGTGAGTCCTTCCTGCATCAGTTAGGAGACACCAGCCCAGCTGACAC
The Lathamus discolor isolate bLatDis1 chromosome 6, bLatDis1.hap1, whole genome shotgun sequence DNA segment above includes these coding regions:
- the VRTN gene encoding vertnin isoform X3; amino-acid sequence: MIQRHQLVQSVLQELQEATECFGLEGLTSAALEAERTLSSFSLPGYCGRHFQEELEVDRVARSLYPEDAPSNMLPLVCKGEGNHLFEAASVLLWGNPSLSLELQVRTVVEMLLHKQYYLNGMIDSKVMLQAARYSLCTEETPEMTSLPMAILEAIFDADIKATCFPGTFANMWHVYALASVLQCNIYSIYPMSNLKIRPYFNRLIRPRKCGPRTSTLHIMWSGQQLSRQVFKAQYFVAVVGLEELEPTVPSPEPPVQPMKTLELLNSDPQLTYSNLRDRYSITKSTFYRWKRQSREHRQKAAARFAAKHFLQSCFQEGNIIPLQRFRQMFPEISRSTYYAWKHEMQSMVNGDPSTLAEAHALQELHRAVPKKADVDESANSRGSLRSSSPSLDPIQAGIFMQGAKSYLEKCISMNTLVPYRCFKRSFPGISRSTYYNWRRKAIKENPNFKPPQSPLDNQKPLDMGKPFLQLKPSSVPVRKRLNGDRPAPRSLLQLKPSLSWRRQLRDVARRQVQQWRLPFCKYRLRYPSLSSTAYWFWKSNCQAVGQRDLPWTSSFQPLNRVPSLAPPRAEPGLKPQCHMEAAAEHLDKPALAMPYNTISGYAMSERANSRMFVMDVIATAQFKAQAKLFLQQRFESKTFPTYKEFSARFPLTARSTYYMWKRALHDGLTLVDA
- the VRTN gene encoding vertnin isoform X1, giving the protein MEEGPWPRQEMIQRHQLVQSVLQELQEATECFGLEGLTSAALEAERTLSSFSLPGYCGRHFQEELEVDRVARSLYPEDAPSNMLPLVCKGEGNHLFEAASVLLWGNPSLSLELQVRTVVEMLLHKQYYLNGMIDSKVMLQAARYSLCTEETPEMTSLPMAILEAIFDADIKATCFPGTFANMWHVYALASVLQCNIYSIYPMSNLKIRPYFNRLIRPRKCGPRTSTLHIMWSGQQLSRQVFKAQYFVAVVGLEELEPTVPSPEPPVQPMKTLELLNSDPQLTYSNLRDRYSITKSTFYRWKRQSREHRQKAAARFAAKHFLQSCFQEGNIIPLQRFRQMFPEISRSTYYAWKHEMQSMVNGDPSTLAEAHALQELHRAVPKKADVDESANSRGSLRSSSPSLDPIQAGIFMQGAKSYLEKCISMNTLVPYRCFKRSFPGISRSTYYNWRRKAIKENPNFKPPQSPLDNQKPLDMGKPFLQLKPSSVPVRKRLNGDRPAPRSLLQLKPSLSWRRQLRDVARRQVQQWRLPFCKYRLRYPSLSSTAYWFWKSNCQAVGQRDLPWTSSFQPLNRVPSLAPPRAEPGLKPQCHMEAAAEHLDKPALAMPYNTISGYAMSERANSRMFVMDVIATAQFKAQAKLFLQQRFESKTFPTYKEFSARFPLTARSTYYMWKRALHDGLTLVDA
- the VRTN gene encoding vertnin isoform X2, whose amino-acid sequence is MPPDHQLRMIQRHQLVQSVLQELQEATECFGLEGLTSAALEAERTLSSFSLPGYCGRHFQEELEVDRVARSLYPEDAPSNMLPLVCKGEGNHLFEAASVLLWGNPSLSLELQVRTVVEMLLHKQYYLNGMIDSKVMLQAARYSLCTEETPEMTSLPMAILEAIFDADIKATCFPGTFANMWHVYALASVLQCNIYSIYPMSNLKIRPYFNRLIRPRKCGPRTSTLHIMWSGQQLSRQVFKAQYFVAVVGLEELEPTVPSPEPPVQPMKTLELLNSDPQLTYSNLRDRYSITKSTFYRWKRQSREHRQKAAARFAAKHFLQSCFQEGNIIPLQRFRQMFPEISRSTYYAWKHEMQSMVNGDPSTLAEAHALQELHRAVPKKADVDESANSRGSLRSSSPSLDPIQAGIFMQGAKSYLEKCISMNTLVPYRCFKRSFPGISRSTYYNWRRKAIKENPNFKPPQSPLDNQKPLDMGKPFLQLKPSSVPVRKRLNGDRPAPRSLLQLKPSLSWRRQLRDVARRQVQQWRLPFCKYRLRYPSLSSTAYWFWKSNCQAVGQRDLPWTSSFQPLNRVPSLAPPRAEPGLKPQCHMEAAAEHLDKPALAMPYNTISGYAMSERANSRMFVMDVIATAQFKAQAKLFLQQRFESKTFPTYKEFSARFPLTARSTYYMWKRALHDGLTLVDA